Proteins encoded together in one Rhodothermales bacterium window:
- a CDS encoding T9SS type A sorting domain-containing protein, protein MVSTGGFSNKFYQLTVSGNTVGTAPAALPGDVGNNGVVDAGDASLVLQSVVGLRTLNGTQRLAADVDANSAVQAADASRILQFVVGMISALKSGSDAATEATIAWGTAAEEADGSWRLPLLVDGDASAVYAAEMTLDFDPTALQIADFASALPADWLVLTAPDDAGRFRIAAAGATPLASKTLGSLLIHPIDSSRPVTLTGTALLNAGTASPLGDLQLATLPEAYALHPNYPNPFNPTTRLSFDLPEADFVTLRIYNLLGQPVATLVDREQPAGRHEVVWDASGMASGAYLYRLEAGGFVRTRVLTILR, encoded by the coding sequence TTGGTAAGCACCGGTGGCTTTAGTAATAAATTTTACCAGCTTACTGTTTCAGGTAATACCGTCGGCACCGCCCCCGCGGCACTCCCCGGCGATGTCGGCAACAACGGCGTCGTCGACGCCGGCGACGCGAGCCTCGTCCTGCAATCCGTCGTCGGGCTTCGCACGCTAAACGGCACCCAGCGCCTTGCGGCGGATGTAGACGCCAACAGCGCCGTCCAGGCCGCCGATGCCTCGCGTATCCTCCAGTTCGTTGTCGGGATGATCTCGGCATTAAAGTCCGGCTCCGATGCCGCCACGGAGGCCACCATCGCCTGGGGCACGGCAGCCGAAGAAGCCGACGGCTCCTGGCGCCTGCCGCTCCTCGTCGATGGCGACGCCTCGGCCGTCTACGCCGCCGAGATGACCCTCGACTTCGACCCCACCGCGTTGCAAATCGCCGACTTCGCCTCCGCCCTGCCGGCCGACTGGCTGGTGCTCACCGCCCCGGACGACGCCGGCCGCTTCCGCATTGCCGCCGCCGGCGCCACCCCCCTCGCCTCGAAGACCCTCGGCTCGCTGCTGATCCACCCGATCGATTCGTCTCGGCCTGTCACGCTCACCGGCACGGCCCTCCTCAATGCCGGCACGGCATCGCCCCTTGGCGACCTGCAGCTCGCCACCCTCCCGGAGGCCTACGCGCTCCATCCCAACTACCCAAACCCTTTCAATCCGACGACCCGGCTTTCCTTCGACCTCCCCGAGGCGGACTTCGTCACCCTCCGCATTTACAACCTGCTCGGCCAACCCGTGGCGACGTTGGTGGACCGCGAACAGCCGGCCGGCCGGCATGAGGTAGTGTGGGATGCCTCCGGAATGGCCAGCGGCGCCTACCTGTATCGGCTCGAAGCCGGCGGGTTCGTCCGCACCCGCGTGCTGACGATCCTCCGCTGA
- a CDS encoding ATP-binding cassette domain-containing protein, which produces MLALLQVSKSYDGVQALAPLDLALEPGRTTVLIGPSGCGKSTLLRLMNGLIAPSTGDIYFDGERLTPEQVRRMRHRMGYVIQSGGLFPHLTARANVTLLARHLGRNTSWINSRVDELAGLVQLPADRLARFPLELSGGQQQRVGLMRALMLDPDVLLLDEPLGALDPMIRADLQNDLRAIFSSLHKTVVLVTHDLHEAGFFGDTILLMKNGRIEQRGTIQELLDAPANDFVRAFVNAQRQVVG; this is translated from the coding sequence ATGCTCGCCCTCCTCCAGGTCTCCAAATCCTACGACGGCGTCCAGGCCCTGGCACCGCTGGATCTGGCGCTGGAGCCGGGGCGGACTACCGTGCTCATCGGGCCCAGCGGCTGTGGCAAATCTACCCTCCTGCGCCTCATGAACGGGCTCATCGCCCCGTCAACAGGCGACATCTACTTCGACGGCGAACGCCTCACGCCGGAGCAGGTCCGCCGCATGCGGCACCGGATGGGGTACGTCATCCAGTCGGGCGGCCTCTTCCCGCACCTCACGGCCCGCGCCAACGTCACCCTCCTCGCCCGGCACCTCGGGCGGAACACCTCCTGGATCAACAGCCGCGTTGATGAACTCGCCGGCCTCGTCCAACTGCCGGCCGACCGCCTCGCGCGTTTCCCGCTCGAGCTCTCGGGCGGCCAGCAACAACGTGTCGGCCTCATGCGGGCGCTGATGCTCGATCCGGACGTGCTGCTGCTCGACGAACCGCTCGGCGCCCTCGACCCGATGATCCGCGCCGACCTCCAGAACGACCTCCGCGCCATCTTTTCATCCCTACATAAAACCGTCGTCCTCGTCACGCATGACCTCCATGAGGCCGGCTTCTTCGGGGACACCATTCTGCTCATGAAAAACGGCCGCATCGAACAACGCGGGACGATTCAGGAATTGCTCGATGCGCCGGCGAATGATTTCGTCCGGGCCTTCGTCAACGCCCAGCGGCAGGTGGTGGGATGA
- a CDS encoding glycine betaine ABC transporter substrate-binding protein produces MATLLVYALQATAQPIRVGSKAFTEGVILGEVVTGLFASAGYEVTHRAGLGGTTFAWNALLAGELDAYPDYSGTLIQEVLAGDAISGLAELEQVLATHGVRMAPPLGFNNTYAIGMRADRAEALGVRTLSELRRHPELVGGFSTEFMNRSDGWPGLRDAYDLPQANVRGLDHDLAYRGLESGDIDFTDLYSTDAEIAYYGLNTLIDDAGFFPEYEAVVLYRADLVDRVPDVDALLARLAGRIDEAAMTGMNARAKLDRVPENQVAADFLNAEILDEPAVTTAAETRTRRILRYTGEHLRLVLFALIPAILAAIPLGIAAARKPRLGAVILAVVGMIYTIPSLALLVFMIPLLGIGGPPAMVALFLYSLLPIVRNTHAGLLDIPAPLRESAEALGLSPAATLRQIELPLASRAILAGVKTSSVITIGTATLGALIGAGGYGQPILTGIRLDDVGLILEGAIPAAVLALVAQALFAVAERWIVPRGLRPR; encoded by the coding sequence GTGGCGACCCTTCTCGTTTATGCCCTTCAGGCCACCGCCCAACCCATCCGCGTGGGCTCCAAAGCCTTTACGGAGGGGGTGATCCTCGGCGAAGTCGTCACGGGCCTCTTCGCCTCGGCCGGCTACGAGGTAACGCACCGCGCCGGCCTGGGCGGGACGACCTTTGCCTGGAACGCCCTCCTCGCCGGCGAACTGGACGCCTACCCGGACTACTCGGGCACGCTCATCCAGGAAGTCCTGGCCGGCGACGCAATCTCGGGCCTCGCCGAACTCGAACAGGTGCTCGCCACCCACGGCGTCCGCATGGCGCCGCCGCTCGGGTTTAATAATACCTACGCGATAGGGATGCGTGCCGACCGCGCCGAGGCGCTGGGGGTGCGCACCCTATCCGAGCTTCGCCGGCACCCGGAGCTCGTCGGTGGCTTCTCGACGGAGTTCATGAACCGGTCGGATGGGTGGCCGGGGCTCCGCGATGCCTACGATCTACCCCAGGCCAACGTCCGGGGCCTCGATCACGACCTCGCCTACCGGGGGCTTGAATCGGGTGATATCGATTTTACCGACCTCTATTCCACCGACGCCGAGATCGCCTACTACGGCCTGAACACGCTGATCGACGACGCCGGCTTTTTTCCCGAGTACGAGGCCGTCGTCCTCTACCGGGCCGACCTGGTCGACCGTGTGCCGGACGTCGACGCCCTCCTCGCCCGGCTCGCCGGCCGGATCGACGAGGCCGCCATGACCGGGATGAACGCCCGCGCGAAGCTGGACCGCGTCCCGGAAAACCAGGTGGCGGCGGATTTTTTGAACGCAGAGATACTCGATGAGCCGGCAGTGACCACGGCCGCCGAAACCCGCACCCGTCGGATCCTCCGCTACACCGGCGAACACCTCCGGCTGGTGCTCTTCGCGCTGATTCCCGCGATCCTGGCCGCCATCCCGCTGGGCATCGCGGCGGCGCGGAAGCCCCGCCTGGGGGCGGTCATCCTGGCGGTGGTGGGGATGATCTACACGATTCCGTCGCTCGCGCTACTCGTCTTTATGATCCCGCTGCTGGGCATTGGGGGGCCGCCGGCGATGGTGGCGCTGTTTCTGTACAGCCTGCTCCCGATCGTTCGCAACACCCACGCCGGCTTGCTGGACATCCCCGCGCCGCTGCGCGAGTCCGCCGAGGCGCTCGGCCTCTCGCCGGCGGCGACGCTCCGGCAGATCGAGCTCCCGCTCGCCTCCCGCGCCATTCTGGCCGGGGTAAAAACCTCCTCCGTCATCACCATCGGTACCGCCACGCTTGGCGCCCTCATCGGCGCCGGGGGGTACGGCCAGCCGATCCTCACTGGAATTCGGCTGGACGACGTTGGCCTGATTCTGGAAGGCGCCATCCCGGCCGCCGTCCTCGCCCTCGTCGCACAGGCCCTGTTCGCTGTGGCGGAACGGTGGATCGTGCCTCGGGGTTTGCGGCCAAGGTGA